A stretch of Larus michahellis chromosome Z, bLarMic1.1, whole genome shotgun sequence DNA encodes these proteins:
- the CCDC112 gene encoding coiled-coil domain-containing protein 112, which produces MAALATAVAAAAAGQQQNDSCSSTAGAGRQFQNWKMKDEQSKKAEFIRTAEKLKTQLANTEKDKNGHLYNRKSDFRVEYSILEELERTMTVSRKTEKAKVLQQLSKIQNNVKRLQRQLNDVKPTPEFVDKLKEMMEEVENAINAFKEEQRQIYEQLLKEEKTAINELSVFERKVELWALGSSTMEKALKLPSARISVDKTLENHLPEEVVEFERFLQRTGGRQGGWDDYDHQNFLKVWTKHRGRLSYMDEALEYLCGRTKEDIEQHCKWYQEFLILNERKKESIKQWKEKQQQEKEGNLKEKEKAEKMLNEEWLQREEAQKQKAEEERKKQQSVIEAWKKQKAIAFAMEQASQLKLEEEKEKKQGKECQRQLHMKLLLESYTLQKKEKNELEKLENKKREEAEKEERKRIAAEEITKFQGRDLHKLELRILQKQAKELKKGEKEKRLAKLREKVEIRVTSDRRRTKGWEECTKGMAPAASETFLPVPKLPQPGDKGRR; this is translated from the exons aTGGCTGCCCTGGCAACGGCCGTCGCTGCGGCGGCCGCCGGGCAGCAACAG AATGACAGCTGTTCCAGTACTGCAGGTGCTGGTCGACAATTTCAGAACTGGAAGATGAAGGATGAACAATCTAAGAAAGCTGAATTCATAAGAACTGCAGAAAAGCTAAAAACCCA gcttgcaaatacagaaaaagacaaaaatggacATCTTTACAATAGGAAGAGTGATTTCAGGGTAGAATACAGCATACTAGAGGAACTGGAACGTACCATGACTGTCAGCAGGAAAACTGAAA AAGCAAAAGTCCTGCAGCAGCtatcaaaaatacaaaataatgtgaAGAGACTTCAGCGACAATTAAACGATGTGAAGCCTACACCAGAAT ttgTTGACAAGCTCAAGGAAATGATGGAAGAAGTTGAAAATGCAATCAATGCTTTTAAAGAGGAACAGAGACAAAT ATACGAACAgcttttgaaggaggaaaaaaccgCCATTAATGAGCTCAGTGTCTTTGAGAGAAAAGTGGAACTGTGGGCGTTAGGCAGCTCAACAATGGAAAAAGCTTTGAAATTACCATCAGCCAGGATCTCAGTtgataaaacactggaaaatcaTCTACCTGAAGAAGTAGTAGAGTTTGAAAGATTTCTTCAGCGAACAGGAGGGAGGCAAGGAGGCTGGGATGATTATGATCATCAAAATTTTCTGAAAGTATGGACAAAACACAGAGGAAGGCTGTCTTACATGGATGAAGCCCTTGAGTATCTCTGTGGTAGAACAAAAGAAGATATCGAACAGCATTGCAAATGGTATCAAGAGTTTCTAATTTTAAACGAACGAAAGAAAGAG TCAATTAAgcagtggaaagaaaagcagcagcaagaaaaagaaggaaacttgaaggagaaagagaaagcagaaaaaatgctcAACGAAGAATGGCTACAGCGTGAAGAAGCacagaagcaaaaagcagaagaagaaagaaaaaaacaacaatcagTAATTGAAGcatggaagaaacagaaagcaatagCATTTGCAATGGAACAAGCATCGCAATTAAAACtagaagaagagaaggagaaaaaacaaggaaaagaatgCCAGCGCCAACTCCATATGAAGTTACTGTTGGAAAGCTATACCttgcagaagaaagagaagaatgaacttgaaaagcttgaaaacaagaagagagaggaagctgaaaaggaggaaaggaaaagaattgcCGCAGAAGAAATTACTAAGTTTCAAGGGCGT GATCTACATAAACTGGAGCTAAGGATTCTACAGAAACAAGCtaaagaattaaagaaaggagaaaaagaaaaaagattggcAAAGTTAAGAGAGAAG GTGGAGATTCGTGTCACCAGTGACCGCAGACGTACCAAGGGCTGGGAGGAATGCACGAAAGGGATGGCACCAGCAGCCTCCGAAACATTTCTACCTGTTCCCA agctgccccagcctggaGACAAGGGCCGTAGATGA